From the genome of Scleropages formosus chromosome 25, fSclFor1.1, whole genome shotgun sequence:
AGATGctcgcatgcacacacactccagaCAGTCGCTGTGAAAACAGTGTTTTCGAAAGGAATCGCCCATATCTCTCCAAAAAACCCCGCGAATACGTTAGTTTTTGTTCCACACAATCTTCGATTTTCATTAAGCTCTCCATTAAACAGATCGTATGGTTCGAAGTGTTAATGACATTCCACAATGAAGATAAATGTTCCGTTTAAGACTCACCATAATTTAAGttgaaatttatttgcattttgccAATAGCTCAGTTAAGGGAAACAAATTAATTGGCCAGCGCAAAAAAACACGCTGGGGGGTGTTGAAAACCTGGACCAGGAGTGGGAACCTCTGCGTTGCACCTTGCGAAGTTCCAACATGAAATCAGCGTGGGACATTGAAATGGAGCCGACTGTAGCATCACCATCTCAGTATTTGGAAGAGCTCAAAGGTCCAAGGGGAGCGAGGGACACACCTGGGTGGACACTGTAGCAGCTGATGTTGGTGCCCTGGAGTCTCTTGGCCAGCTCGCGGGTAAAAAGCACATTGCAGAGCTTACTGTTGCAGTAGGCCTGGAAAAACTGCCAGCTGTAGCGGCccgaacccaggtccttggTGGCCATGAGGCTGTCAAAGTCGATGTAACCCCAGCGGTGGGCGACGGAGGACAACGTGATCACACGACCCCCGCCGCCCTCGTTCAGGCGCTCCAACAGCAGGCAGGTGAGCAGGAAGTGTCCCAGGTGGTTCACGCCAAACTCGATCCCGAAGCCGTCCTTGGTGCGGCCATCGGCCACCAAGCCTAAGCCGCGATCAAACACACGGGtgagcacacacgcacacacacacacacacgcacacacacagagtagaaCACATTGCTGAGGCTCAGAACCACTCTTTTATATgcagtgctacttgaaagtatgtgaactccttgtgtcccttagttttaccacgaaatggttgtttaatcagtctttctcatgtaaCATTTCAGGTGtataatgatcaattccatatgttggtttagaggaaatcttGCGTGTAGTACAAACACGGAATAAATgaatagtcatttattcatttaataagtttaggatttaacatttagattttattagtttagtttaatatttaacaagAATAATGAGCATCCGTATAGGGTTCACGAACTTTGAAGCAGCCCAGCATGAACAGATATGATGAACATGATGAAGAGCAGTGCAGTGATGATGAGCATCAGGCCCCACCTGCGTTGTTGATGAGAATGTCCAGCCTGGGCTCGGTCCGCAGGAACGTGTCTGCGAATGAACGCACAGACTGCAGGCTCCCCAGATCCAGCTGCATGTAGACCACCTCGCTGTTCCCAGTTGCCTATGGAACAAAAAGCATTTGGGCCACCGGATGAGCACCTATGGAGGAAATCCTCCCACACCATGCCGTCATCCCCCATCTCAACCATGAAGAAAGTCAACCACGCAGCTGGTCACTCACCTTCTGGATATCACGGATGGCAGACTCTGCCCTCTGTTGGTGCCGACATGCCAGGATGACCCTCGCCCCTCTCCTGGCCAGCTCTGTGGCTGTGGCCTTCCCAATGCCCGTGTTACCCCCTAAATAGGAGAGAAGGACCAAAAGACTGGACTTGGTAATGGGGTCAGAGGTGAAAACACACTGATTAATGCATCTTGGTTTATGATTGAGGTTCTATGAGATGAGTGAGTTGTACACTGGGACAAAGAGCTCTTGACATGGGGAAGAACCAGTATGGAGGTGAAGGATTTCAATCTTGAAGAAGTGGAGTAGCAGGTGGTGATCATCCAGGTGGATGTATCAGAAACATGTTTCTGATTCATCCAGGTGGATGTATCAGAAACATGTTGCAATGAGAGGGTATGTACCTGCGTTGATTAGTGGAAAAGTGAGGAGCAGCAGTGTGTTGTCTAGCAGTGATGGGAGAACCCGTGAAAGGCAACAACAGATCCAAGGGAAGAGGTATAGATGGAGAACAATAAGGGgcccaatactgagccctgtggaacacctaCTGAGAAAGACTGAGAGGCAGAGGAACCATGCCAAACCACCTGGTAAGATCTACCCAGCAGGTAAAATTCAAACAGCTTCAGTGCCATTCCTTTGATTCCAAGTTGTCTAAGAGAGGAAGGTAGTATTCAGTGGTTGATGGTGTCTAATGCTGCAGAGAGGTTGAGAAGAATGGGGACTGAGGAGAGAGATGCCACTCTAGCTAATTGGGGATTATTTATTCTGACGCAATAAGGAGAGCAGTTTTGGTCAAATGGCTTATTTTGAATCCAGACCGATAACTATGAAGGAGATCGTTCTGGGCAAGAAATTCAGACAATTGTTATACGCTGCATGTTCAAATGGTTTGGAaggagagagactggtctgtaattttgGACTGAGTTTGGATGCACATAAAGTTCTGCTAACAAGAAGGAGATGCTGAGAGTTTCAAAGCCAgatgggaggcaaccagaggaATTAAAGTCagaggaaataaaatgaaaaggtcTGTAACTTAGAGAAGGGATTTTAAGAGGGCAAGTTGTGCTTTGGTGAAAAAGCTGTTCttcggaagaaaaaaaaaaaacaaaaatgaattctAAAGCTACACCGAGGTTGTAAgggtttattaaaaataaattggcagaccatgaatacattttaaatcccGTGTCAGCCGGTCAAAGGTGACTGGTTCAACCCGGGCCGCCGCGCGTAAAGACGCATGGGCGCGTCCTGTCTCACGTGGACAGGTGATCGTGATGCATCGGAAAAGATAGGTAAAACCAACCAGCCTTGCTCAACGCATGAAAATTGCTCACGGAGGTAACTTGAGTGGTAAAACCGCGTGTAACAcgctgaagaagaaaaaaaaaatccagaaatccTATTTTAAAACCGCATGGGACGGTGACTGTTTGGACGCAGAAGATCAGACGTCCACATGTCCTTCGACCAAACCCCTTTACACACACGTTTTACGTCTGAATCCCCCCCCACCAACAGCTGGAGACACTCGGGTGGACAGGGGGTACGCACCGCGCGCAAATACCTGTGATGATCACCGCTTTGCCGGCCATGGACGCGGCGCTCCGACACTTGGACTTCTTGAAGGCGGTCTCCACCAGGAGGACATAAAGCGAAGCTAGCAGGACGGCCGAGGCGAGCAGAACCAACATGATCGCTGGTCGGCAGCTCCTGGATCCTCCGAGACTCTGATCTCCTGGTTCTTCTGGGCTCCTCCGctctttcctctctgcctgATTGACCGGTTTTCCAAATCCACTTTCCTTCAGCCTGGATACATGTCGCGAACTGGCCGAACCGGTCCTTCACCGACGCCCCATGCAGCACCGACCCCCCTCGAAAGAAGCGAGGAGTTTCGTGCCTGCAGCCGCACAAGCGTCACCGCCGTTTGCGTAACGAGGTGGTTTGGCTCtgatttgtccatttaaaaGCGAAAATATGATCATAAGAAGCGTTTTTCAGAAGTGCCTACTCTAGAGGACTGCTGAAACCCAATTTGCCTGCAGAAAGACAACCCAGTACATGCAGTTAAATGCCCAACACTAGAGTGACACCAGGTGGCGTGATGGTAAAGGACCTGTACTTTGGCCCAAAATGATGACACATTTTAAGGAGACCCCTCAGGAAGTGGTGGTAAATATGTGGAATGGCAAAGTCATGGATGTAGACATCGACAATGCGGTTTTAGAAACCGGAGTGCTGTGTGACCACTGATATAGGGCAGGAGGAATGTAGGTGGGCTGGTTTTTCCATATTGAAGTGACTCCTGAACGCGACTGTGCCGTTATGCccactgctttgctttcacaccCCCTTTGTTCAGGTGGGTGTAGGGTCAACGTGTTTCTACCCTGCCCGAACTGAGGTAGTCGACCGCAACGTGACCACGCTGGGGAGGAAAGGTCCGTCTCGTTGCTGCGAGGCATCATTTAACATGCAATGTATTCAAAGTTTTGTTGCAAGACATCAGAAAACACATTCTACAATTTGTTCTTAGAAAATCTTCATGTATTTTCACTTATAAGATAGCCAGACCAAAAAgatttgtatttacatatgtgaaaatcaaattaattttaaaacaatgcaatactgtatttacacacaaCTCAATTACTGAAAGAACAGGACTAAGTTAACACTGTTTTCATCTTAATGCTACTGGAGCcactgaaatagaaaaaaactgGCTGTACACGGAGCAGACCATAGTCTcggactgaaaaaaaattacctgtgtATTCATATACACAAATACCGTATGTACATGCACACATCcttgcatgtacatttatccATGTTTAATACAACTACCTGTAGtgcaaaagtagaaaaaaattgtacaatCACATTAAATAATGAGTAAAGTTttcatgtatgaaaaaaaaaaaataaacttgcaCAAAATAGAACAAATTTTGATAATTCTACACGTCTAATGAAAACATTAGTTATGAACATTGAGGATcaaagtgtcccttattttaTGCAAATCTATCCcttttgagtttttaaaaaaaaaaaaaaattccaggtgCAACTATCCCAGGACATTTGAGCCTCAAAATAATTGACTTCATGCAATACTTTCCTATGaatgctataaaaaaaaaaaaaaaaaacaaaaataattgtacAAGGTCAAAGTCATTGAAAACTGTTGCCAGAGAGGAGGGCGGGAGGCTGGTGGAGCTCAAGCGACTCGGCAGTATCCCGCGTCTCTCTGTTGCGACCGTCCTTCCCGGGGGGTTTTGGGGCAAACTCCACCACGCTGAACACAAACTGCAAACAGCCCACCTTGACACAGCTGCCGTGGTGCAGCAGAGCTGTGCCCTCCCACCCCGCCCCTCCATCAAAAAGCCGGCTGGAACCGCTAGCCTTGCAGTTGCACGGGGTCCACGGACTGCCTTGGAGTCCGCTCTGGGGCCAGCCGCTCGTCACCCCCCTGGGCTTCGCCGGTTCCGTCCCTGTGCTCATGGCACCGCCTGCTTCcagctccacctcctgctccctACAGCGCCCTAGTGAAGAACAACATGAGCACAGCTCTCTGATGAACATGACTTATGAACTGTGATTTTCCATAAAAACCTCAAGCTGGCCTGTTGACCAGTGGTGGCCAATGAGAACGAGTCCACTACTTCAGAcatacaggattttttttttaaaccagtaaaCACAATTTACACTAGTTTTAtctgatttttacagaacttaaccaTACATAAACGGAGGGATGTCCTAGTTATTGAGATTATGAATGTTTAGTGATTAAAGTGACTTTACAtcgaagggagaaaaaaaaaaaaaaaaaaaaaaaaattacaaaaacttCAGTTCCCCAACTGTGTTTGCAAGATGAGAAGTCAGAATATtggcagtaaaatatttttttttttaacaccaagggggggggggggggggggggagttaatGCAGCATTCAATAAAATTTGGCCACTACCCCGTCACAGCAACTGCACACTCACTGATTATGTTCTGTACTTTGGTGACCACGCTGCTGGAGTGGCCTGGGCTCGTCTTCTCCGAGAAATCGCAGGAGTACAGAACGTTGTCCACCATTGTCCCGTGCTCGCTGTAGTTCAGCAGTTCGTAATGCTTTGTGTTCTACATACACAGAACAATATTCAAAATTTACACAACACCAAAATATCACCTCATGGCATCAAACTCAAACAGGAGCCTAGTTACCCTAACTTAGGTGACAATGTCTGAAACTTTCCCAGGGTTCTCGTTGAGGGATCAGATACAACTCCAGCAGTATGTCCAAGAGAGACATGgtccaaacacattttcaggatCCACCCACCTCATCGTAGAAGATGCACGCGTGTTTTCCTGACACGTAGTTACAGTGGCCGTAGTTTGTTAGACACACGTCCATATCGGCACCTGTCCGTTGGAGAGCAGGAGGACAGGGGTGTTGATCCAGGACCCGAACGTCAATCAATCTGACCTCAGTGGTGCATTCATGTAAAAACAATCATTGCAATGTGTGGAACTTGTACACAACACAGCAGAAACATGCAGACCCAGGAAGAGGGTGAGGCTGAGTGAGGTCACAGCGAGGTGTGTAGCTCACCTGTTCCAATGTAGAGCGTCCTGTAGCACATGTTGACAGCGCCTCCTTTCCCAGTGAGGGGGTAGAAGGCTGCTCGTGCTCGTACCTGGGACCTTTGCACTGGACGGGAGAGGAGGAGGTTGGAAGCAGACAAGAGGAGAGGGAATAGGTGGTTGGTACAGGAGGATAAGGGTGGAGGGCCAAGGGAGAGAACACGGAGGTGGGCCGAAGAGTGTGGGCCCAAGAGGGGCCAGTTCTCCTGACCTGCAGCTTGTGGGGTTGAGGGCACTCTTGCACAGCCATCCAGAGCAGGGCTGCCTTTGTTGTGGAAAAGCTGCTGGATCCTCTGCCAGGCCAAAAGACGAACAAAGCGCTCATCCAGCTGGCTGAGCTCCacatctggggaaaaaaagttcaggatgagcactttttttttttttttttttgactgcaatgcaaaaaaatgccTCCGGCCAGGCTGTCTGGCGGCACTCACCCCCGTCTCCGTCGACTACTGCCTTCACACAGCTGCCGATGCGCCCTGCGTGTGAGGAAAGCAGGCCTGGGAACGAGGACTCTCCACTGGGAGACATGCCGCACAAGCCCACCACTCTACCTGCGCAGACGTAAGTCAAGCTTTCTCAGAGTCCCTCCCCAGCACTGATCCGTCCACAGGTGGGGTGAGAGGATGTTTAGTGAAGAGGGAACTTACCTGCAGCACATGTTGAGGAACGAGGCTTGGCAGATGTACTGCTGTCTTGGGTGGCTCTGGGTGGGGCGAGGGTGCAGGTCGCCACAGTTGGCGAGGAAACACTGCGACTGCTTAGCACACAAGTTTGCCCTCGAGCCAGACAGGGGGTGCCAGCAGCTTCGTTTTCCATCTTCACCAAACTACTGGCTGGAGAagccagtctctgctgcagctcctGCGGGTGCCTGACGTCAGGGTCCCTGCTGCACCCCAGGGGTCTGTTCGGGCTTCCGCTTGGCAAACAGGATGTCTCCACAGGTGAACAGCAGCTTCTTTCTGGCTcttcagagtggctaagagagtTCAGCAGTGAGGCCCCCTGGGGACTAGCAGGGGTATGACAGGGCTTGGGGTAGGAGATTGCTGACGCTGCCCCCTCTGGGGGACATAAAGAGCCAGTCTCCTGTGGGTCCACGCAAGGCTTGACATTGGTCCGGCTGACCTGGTGACAGTCCGAAACTAAGGGGGTGATCTGCTTGGCAGATAAATGTTGTACGATGCTGCATTGGAGAGCAACGATATCCTGCAGCCACTGTTGCACAGGGAAAGGAAatccagagaaaacaaaagatacGCATTAGTGACCCATTTCACCACTAGGGGACAGCGCTGTTGTATTTTTACACTGGCCTCTGCTCAGCATTGAGTAGGAGTCTGTGGAGAGATTTTTCTCAAATATTTTCCAGCTAGGAATGGATTACTTTTACCCCCataaggaataaatgtaattttacccCCTCGCAAcagagacttttacagaacctaaccagtgAGTAAACCAAGGGACATT
Proteins encoded in this window:
- the LOC108921479 gene encoding PHD finger protein 12-like isoform X2, translating into MWDTMESASAGLVEIQSLLAPPRAAAQGEEEEEEEEDEEQQRQQQGARGSRRSDTRPRRSGRIAARESCASCGEGGDLLSCDRCPAAFHLRCCNPPLSEEMLPPGDWMCHRCVARRKKREQRKDQINGLLECRMVKQLSPPVAELGAVRLEGAGLQAVAQVRFLERPGTPASSTSTDTATPSEPNDADEEDLLDAEDEAPGSDPDADADGPGSHLRRPFELLIAAAMERNPTQFQLPGSFTCTTSLPGTTKRRRKEEATGRNVKRKKRELDPNGLDPLPVKVCFSCGRGCRLAPLIQCDLCPLLFHMDCVDPPMTAMPTSSWRCPNHKEHVSLSKADSTQSSRCQLFDHFQDMVSQNAIKLDFLQRAYQRRPSDLGRVQPHRTRVLKVPDAVKCQYKCPSALNAPMGVRSGELICNSVDETTQLSSPRCTSKAEQREWLQDIVALQCSIVQHLSAKQITPLVSDCHQVSRTNVKPCVDPQETGSLCPPEGAASAISYPKPCHTPASPQGASLLNSLSHSEEPERSCCSPVETSCLPSGSPNRPLGCSRDPDVRHPQELQQRLASPASSLVKMENEAAGTPCLARGQTCVLSSRSVSSPTVATCTLAPPRATQDSSTSAKPRSSTCAAGRIGSCVKAVVDGDGDVELSQLDERFVRLLAWQRIQQLFHNKGSPALDGCARVPSTPQAAVQRSQVRARAAFYPLTGKGGAVNMCYRTLYIGTGADMDVCLTNYGHCNYVSGKHACIFYDENTKHYELLNYSEHGTMVDNVLYSCDFSEKTSPGHSSSVVTKVQNIIRRCREQEVELEAGGAMSTGTEPAKPRGVTSGWPQSGLQGSPWTPCNCKASGSSRLFDGGAGWEGTALLHHGSCVKVGCLQFVFSVVEFAPKPPGKDGRNRETRDTAESLELHQPPALLSGNSFQ
- the LOC108921479 gene encoding PHD finger protein 12-like isoform X1, with the translated sequence MWDTMESASAGLVEIQSLLAPPRAAAQGEEEEEEEEDEEQQRQQQGARGSRRSDTRPRRSGRIAARESCASCGEGGDLLSCDRCPAAFHLRCCNPPLSEEMLPPGDWMCHRCVARRKKREQRKDQINGLLECRMVKQLSPPVAELGAVRLEGAGLQAVAQVRFLERPGTPASSTSTDTATPSEPNDADEEDLLDAEDEAPGSDPDADADGPGSHLRRPFELLIAAAMERNPTQFQLPGSFTCTTSLPGTTKRRRKEEATGRNVKRKKRELDPNGLDPLPVKVCFSCGRGCRLAPLIQCDLCPLLFHMDCVDPPMTAMPTSSWRCPNHKEHVSLSKADSTQSSRCQLFDHFQDMVSQNAIKLDFLQRAYQRRPSDLGRVQPHRTRVLKVPDAVKCQYKCPSALNAPMGVRSGELICNSVDETTQLSSPRCTSKAEQREWLQDIVALQCSIVQHLSAKQITPLVSDCHQVSRTNVKPCVDPQETGSLCPPEGAASAISYPKPCHTPASPQGASLLNSLSHSEEPERSCCSPVETSCLPSGSPNRPLGCSRDPDVRHPQELQQRLASPASSLVKMENEAAGTPCLARGQTCVLSSRSVSSPTVATCTLAPPRATQDSSTSAKPRSSTCAAGRVVGLCGMSPSGESSFPGLLSSHAGRIGSCVKAVVDGDGDVELSQLDERFVRLLAWQRIQQLFHNKGSPALDGCARVPSTPQAAVQRSQVRARAAFYPLTGKGGAVNMCYRTLYIGTGADMDVCLTNYGHCNYVSGKHACIFYDENTKHYELLNYSEHGTMVDNVLYSCDFSEKTSPGHSSSVVTKVQNIIRRCREQEVELEAGGAMSTGTEPAKPRGVTSGWPQSGLQGSPWTPCNCKASGSSRLFDGGAGWEGTALLHHGSCVKVGCLQFVFSVVEFAPKPPGKDGRNRETRDTAESLELHQPPALLSGNSFQ
- the LOC108921349 gene encoding dehydrogenase/reductase SDR family member 13-like; its protein translation is MLVLLASAVLLASLYVLLVETAFKKSKCRSAASMAGKAVIITGGNTGIGKATATELARRGARVILACRHQQRAESAIRDIQKATGNSEVVYMQLDLGSLQSVRSFADTFLRTEPRLDILINNAGLVADGRTKDGFGIEFGVNHLGHFLLTCLLLERLNEGGGGRVITLSSVAHRWGYIDFDSLMATKDLGSGRYSWQFFQAYCNSKLCNVLFTRELAKRLQGTNISCYSVHPGIVRTELSRHISLWQKVFIEPVAQLLFLDPEAGAQTTLHCALQEGLEPLSGSYFSCCKPQELGARATDDAVARKLWEVSERLCGLC